The genomic DNA TGGTCAGCAGATTATTAAAATCATGAGCGATGCCCCCTGCCAATACTCCCAGGCTCTCCAACTTCTGGGTTTGCTGCATCTGGCGCTCCAGTTGCAACCGCTTGTCTTCGGCCCATTTGCGTTCGGTAATATCGGTTACTGCTAGCAGCAACAATGGCGCCTTCGCTTCACGACGTCCCTCCAGCGGTGTACCAAATACCGCCGCCTCCATTTGCGCGTAAAAAGCGGGACCCTGCGCCCGCAGAATCAGCGCCTCCAGACTTTTGCCCGTGGGATTCCTGAACAAAGCCCGGTAACGCGCCAGGAACACGCCACGATCATCCCCCTCCATACATTCCGAGAAAGGATTACCAATAAGCTGGTTCCGGTGCTGACTGACCATCCGACAGAAAGTCTCGTTCACCTCATGCACCAGTCCTACATCGTCCAGCACCAGATAACCTACCGGCGCCCGGTGAAACAACAGGGAAAACTGATTGCGAGAGTGCTCCAGATCGGCCATGATGCGGCGCAACTCTTCATTCTGAATCTCGAGTTCGATTTGATGAACTTGGAGTTCATGGACCAGCCGGCGGGCATCCTCAACCGAAAGCTCCGGCATCTCCGACTGACGCTGGGCAGCACTAGCTTCCGCCTTTTCCCTGAGGATTCGCGCCCGGTCTTTCTCACCCTGGATCATAGCGTCTCTTCACCTTGTTGTTGACTAGCTGTTTCCGCATCCGGCTCCCGCGAATTCCGCAACTGACCACGGACCCGGGCCAGCTCATGTATGGCATCGACCATCTCGGTAATGTCATTGAAAGTGGTATAAACCTGAAAGGGTTTTTTCTCACAGGTCTTGAACAATGGAATTGCGCTAACGCGCAGCCAACGCGGCGGGTTCCGCTGAGGATTAAAAATTCCCATCAATACACCGGTGACAGCTTGGCCCGTTCGCAACGCCATCATGGACGGATGCTGATCGCTGGGAAATTTCGAGCCATCCTCGCGAATTGCCTGCCAACGCGGATCTGCCGAGGTCCGGCCATTCATTTCATCAACGGTCAAACCCAGAATATTGACTGCCGCTGGATTCGCCGAGATGATCTCACCCTCCAGATTTTGATACACCACACCTTCGGCTATGGTGTTGAAAAGCTGCTGATACCGCTCTTCGCTAATGCGGACCTGTTCTGCTGCGCGTTTACGGCTGGACAAATCTAGTACGGTAAAAGTTGTCCCCGCATCGGGATTCCCTGGATTTACGAGCGATGAACTGAGCAATACCGGGAGTAGACCGCCATCCTTGCGCCGCCACTCCGTCTCTACCGCATTCACGCCATGTTCACGGATCTGAGTGTGCTTTCCATGACCTACAGATTCAAATTCCTCATTGGAGGGATAAAGCAGGCGAGAATTTTGACCGACCAGCTCCTCACGCGCATAACCCATCATCCGGCACATCTGGTCATTGACTTCCACGAAGATCCGGTCGACCACTCGGCCAATACCGATTGATGCAGCGCGATACAGGCTGGATAACCGACTCTCAGTATCCAAAAGGGCGCTTTGTATGGTTTTGAGCAACCCAATATCGATGAAAGTCAACACAATTCCTGACACAGCGCCAATCCCTACCTGGTAGGGCAGAACGCGCATCAAAAACCAAGCCCCATCCTGTGTGCGTACTTCCCGCTCCTGCTCGGCGGCGCTACGAACCACTTCGTCAATGAGTTCAAAAAGATTCAGCCCGTCCAAATTATACATGAGGTGATTCACCGGACGCCCCAGATCACTGTCCAGGATCCTGAAAATGCGACGAATCTCCGGGGTAAAACGACGCACGGTCAAGTTTTCGTCCAAGAATAGCGTACCGATTCGAGTGCTGGCCATCAAGTTGTCCAGATCATTGTTCAGCTCGGTCAGCTCAATAATCTTGCTTTGATATTCAGCATTAACCGTATGCAGCTCTTCATTGACCGATTGCAACTCTTCATTGGTGCTTTGCAATTCCTCGTTGCTGGCCAACAGCTCCTCATTGGTTGCCTGTAATTCTTCATTGGAGGTTTCCAGTTCCTCAATCGTAGCTTGCAGGTTCTCGCGAGAAAATTGAAGTTCCTGCTCCAGATCGTGAATACGCTGTTCAGCTTCCTCGGTGACGTTGTAAACCTGCATTTCACCCGAAGCCGTCTCCTTGAATTGTTGGGTCGTTTCCTCGATGAACACCGCCGCCAACAGGTCCTGGCCCTTTTTGCCAGGCAGGGGCCGGATGCGAATTTGCACAGTCCTGGGTTCATTATTCCACTTTAACCGGACGCTGGTGTACTTCAGTTCTTCGCCGGTCTTGAATACTTTTTGCAAACCAGTCGCCAGCGGGATGGCCAGCTCCCGCACCGCAATTTTAGTGATATCATTGATCATCTTCCCGGAGGACAATCCAAAGTAGCCTTCCGGATTACCCAGAATATGCAACACTTCCAATTGCTCATTCACCACGACGGCCAAGGGCACATAGTCGCCGGCCAGCAATTGCAGAAAGCGATCAAGCATACGCTCCTCATCCTGACCGCGTGGCCATGGACCATTTGGGAAGCGCGGGCGATTTTGCCAGGAGCGGACTTCGGGGACTGACAAAAACTCCGGGCCGCCTGCCGGACGACGCTTGCCCCTGGACGCATAAATTTTGTACTTCTGGTGCAGCGTTTCATAGAGGTCGGAGACCTCACCGGTGGTCTCACTGCTGCCCAACAGCAAAATGCCCTGCGGATTCAGGGAAAAGCTCATTAACTCCAGCGCCTTGCGCTGCAAGACGGGTTGCAGGTAGATCAACAGGTTGCGGCAGCTAACCAGCTCAATGTTGGTAAAAGGCGGGTCCTTGATCAGATTGTGCTGGGCAAACACCACCATCTCGCGGATCGAACGGTCAATCTGATAATGTTCTTCCCGGCGATGAAAATACTTGGTCAGCAATTTCGACGACAGATCGGCGGCGATGCTCTCGGGATACAAGCCGTTACTAGCGCGCAAAATCGCGTCGCGGTCGATGTCGGTCGCGAAAATTTTGATGTCGACCTGCCTGCCAATGCGCTCCATGACCTCGCGGCTTGACATCGCCAGCGAATAGGCTTCCTCGCCGGTCGAGCAACCCGCGATCCAGAAGCGAACTTCACGACCAGCAACGCGCTCGAAGAGCGCCGGGAGATGATTTTCCTCAAGCTCCTCGAAGACCTCGTGATCGCGGAAAAAGCTGGTCACGCCGATCAACAGTTCGCGATAAAGCGTCGTGACCTCGCCGGAGTAACTTTCCATGAACTTTACATAATCGCGCAAGTCATGGATTTGATTAACCGTCATGCGCCGCTCAATGCGCCGGATGACCGTGCTGGGCTTGTAGAAGGTAAAGTCTACCCGGGTTCGTTCGCGCAACAGAGCAAAAATGCGCGTCAGACGGTCTTCATCGGATAGCAGCGTTTGCGGACGGTCTACCTTGGCAGCGTAGGGATGGCGGACAAACGACGTCAACTTGGCAGGCATTTCGTCAGGCGGCAGGATAAAATCCGTCAAGCCGGTGGAAATCGCCGCTCGTGGCATCCCGTCAAATTTAGCGGATTCTTCGCTCTGCACCATGACCATGCCGCCAGCTTCCTTGATGGCCCGGATGCCGCGCACGCCATCGCTACCGGTGCCGGACAGAATGACGCCAATGGCCTTTTCGGCCTGATCATCAGCCAACGAGCGCAGGAACACATCGATGGGCAAATTCAGCCCCCGGGAATGGTCGGACTCGCTCAACAACAGCTTGCCGTGAAAAATCGACAAATTCTTTTTGGGAGGAATCAGGTAGACCGAGTTGACTTCGACCAGCATTCCTTCTTCAGCGCGGCGAACCGGCATGGCGGTGCGCTTGGACAGCAACTCCACCATCATGCTTTTATAATCCGGGGAAAGATGCTGGATAACGATAAACGCCATGCCGCTTTCCGCGGGCATTTGCGAGAAGAATGATTCCAGCGCCTCCAGACCACCCGCCGACGCGCCGACGCCCACATAATAAATCAGGTTGGAGCCATCGGCATCGGACTGGGAAAGAGTGTGATCTTGCATAGTGTTTATTCGTTTCGATCCGCGCCTGTGGGCAGACAACAGACGACTCAATTTAGTAACGCGAAAGGGTCATAATGGCTCCAGGAGTCATTTATCGCTCATCGCCGTTCAACTTCGCTGCTATCCTACTGCTTTATTCGCTTGATGTGAAAGAAACCTGGAACCTGGAACATGACGATCCATCATCTCGATGCGCTTTTTAAACCGGATGCCATCGCCCTGATTTGCGGAGAGGGCGACCGTGAAGTGATGATCGCCCGCAATTTGATGAAGGGCGGTTTCAAAGGGCCGGTGATGCCGGTGGACGCTACGCGCTGGGCGCTGGAAGGCGCCCTGACTTATCCCGATATCGCCAGTCTGCCGGCGCCTCCGGCGCTGGCGATCATTACTCAGCCATTGCAACAGGCGCCGGGGTTGATCGAGCAGTTAGGCGCGCGCGGCGCGCGCGCGGTGTTGTTGATTAGCGACCAGCGCAGCGTAATCGCCAGCGAACGCAAGAGGCTGTCCCAGGCCATGTTGAACGCCGCCAAGCCCTATGGACTTCGCATACTGGGGCCGGGTTCCCATGGGTTCAACGTACCACTCTCCCAATTAAATGTCAGCCTGAGCCATCAACCGCTGTTGCCGGGTGAAATCGCGTTTATCACGGAATCGGATACCATCGGTCAGACCGCTCTGGATATTGGCAATCATTACGGGTTTGGTTTCAGCTACTTGATTCATCTGGGCGATAGCCTCGATGTCGATCTTGCCGATCTGCTTGACTATCTGGCCGGCGATTATCGAACCCGAGCGATCCTGCTGTACCTGGAGCAAATTCGCGATGCGCGCAAGTTCATGTCAGCGGCGCGCCGCGCCGCGCGCCTAAAGCCGGTGATCGTGTTAAAGCCGCGCCGCTATCCCGAGGAGCCGGATGACGCGGTTTATGCCGCCGCCTTTCGCCGTGCGGGTCTGCTGCGGGTCGAGGACAGCGATGAACTCCTGCAAATGGTTGAGGTGCTGAAAGCCGCCAAACAAGTGAATAACGATCGGTTAGCCATCGTTAGCAACAGCTCCAGCATGAGTTTGCTGGCCACTGACACTTTGTACCGTTTTGACGGACGGCTGGCCCAACTTTCCGAGGTCACGCAGCAAGGTCTGGAAGCATTAATCGAATCTAGCGCTTTGCCCAATCCAGTGGACCTGGGCGATCAGGCCACCGTTCAGGCTTATCAGCAGGCGCTGGATTTACTCTTGGCTGATCCCGGAGTCGATGGAATACTGGCTATCAAAACGCCCAGCGCGTTCAGTGAGACCGCACCATTGGCCGAGGTATTGATTGAATGCCTCAGCCATAGCCGTTGTTGTCTGATCGCCAGCTTTCCAGGTCCGCAGACGGGAGAACAAGCGCGTAGGGTGTTGCTGAAACGGCAGGTTCCGACCTATGAGACCGCCAGCGCCGCCGTGCAGGCTTTCATGCGCATTGTTCAGTACAAGCGCAATCAGGCGCTCCTGATGGAAACGCCGCCTTCCCTGCCCGAGGCGTTCGCTCCTGACATCAGCGCGGCGCGGGCCATCATCCATCGGGCGCTGGCCGAGGGGAGGCGGCGGCTCGACGAATGCGAGGCGGCGCAATTGTTGAAAGCCTATGGCATCCCTATGGTAGACACGCGGTTGGCGCACACTCCAGAAGAAGCGGCGGAAATCGCCGCACTGCTGACCCCACCGGTTTTTCTGAAGATCTTCTCCCCGGATATTCCGCACAAATCGCTAGTGGGAGGAATGACTGGCTATCTCAACACGCCTGGGGTGGTGCGGGACGCTGCGATCGCCATGCTGGATCGGTTGCGCCAAGCTGCGCCGACGGCGCGCTTCGGTGGATTTGTACTACAACCCATGGTCGCGCGTGATGGCGCCTATGAGTTAACCCTGGGGGTGCGTTCAGGGGAGCGTTTTGGTCCGGTGATTTTCTTTGGCCAAGGCGGCGCCGAGGTCGCGGCGATCGACGATCTGGCCT from Gammaproteobacteria bacterium includes the following:
- a CDS encoding PAS domain S-box protein, producing the protein MQDHTLSQSDADGSNLIYYVGVGASAGGLEALESFFSQMPAESGMAFIVIQHLSPDYKSMMVELLSKRTAMPVRRAEEGMLVEVNSVYLIPPKKNLSIFHGKLLLSESDHSRGLNLPIDVFLRSLADDQAEKAIGVILSGTGSDGVRGIRAIKEAGGMVMVQSEESAKFDGMPRAAISTGLTDFILPPDEMPAKLTSFVRHPYAAKVDRPQTLLSDEDRLTRIFALLRERTRVDFTFYKPSTVIRRIERRMTVNQIHDLRDYVKFMESYSGEVTTLYRELLIGVTSFFRDHEVFEELEENHLPALFERVAGREVRFWIAGCSTGEEAYSLAMSSREVMERIGRQVDIKIFATDIDRDAILRASNGLYPESIAADLSSKLLTKYFHRREEHYQIDRSIREMVVFAQHNLIKDPPFTNIELVSCRNLLIYLQPVLQRKALELMSFSLNPQGILLLGSSETTGEVSDLYETLHQKYKIYASRGKRRPAGGPEFLSVPEVRSWQNRPRFPNGPWPRGQDEERMLDRFLQLLAGDYVPLAVVVNEQLEVLHILGNPEGYFGLSSGKMINDITKIAVRELAIPLATGLQKVFKTGEELKYTSVRLKWNNEPRTVQIRIRPLPGKKGQDLLAAVFIEETTQQFKETASGEMQVYNVTEEAEQRIHDLEQELQFSRENLQATIEELETSNEELQATNEELLASNEELQSTNEELQSVNEELHTVNAEYQSKIIELTELNNDLDNLMASTRIGTLFLDENLTVRRFTPEIRRIFRILDSDLGRPVNHLMYNLDGLNLFELIDEVVRSAAEQEREVRTQDGAWFLMRVLPYQVGIGAVSGIVLTFIDIGLLKTIQSALLDTESRLSSLYRAASIGIGRVVDRIFVEVNDQMCRMMGYAREELVGQNSRLLYPSNEEFESVGHGKHTQIREHGVNAVETEWRRKDGGLLPVLLSSSLVNPGNPDAGTTFTVLDLSSRKRAAEQVRISEERYQQLFNTIAEGVVYQNLEGEIISANPAAVNILGLTVDEMNGRTSADPRWQAIREDGSKFPSDQHPSMMALRTGQAVTGVLMGIFNPQRNPPRWLRVSAIPLFKTCEKKPFQVYTTFNDITEMVDAIHELARVRGQLRNSREPDAETASQQQGEETL
- a CDS encoding bifunctional acetate--CoA ligase family protein/GNAT family N-acetyltransferase, with product MTIHHLDALFKPDAIALICGEGDREVMIARNLMKGGFKGPVMPVDATRWALEGALTYPDIASLPAPPALAIITQPLQQAPGLIEQLGARGARAVLLISDQRSVIASERKRLSQAMLNAAKPYGLRILGPGSHGFNVPLSQLNVSLSHQPLLPGEIAFITESDTIGQTALDIGNHYGFGFSYLIHLGDSLDVDLADLLDYLAGDYRTRAILLYLEQIRDARKFMSAARRAARLKPVIVLKPRRYPEEPDDAVYAAAFRRAGLLRVEDSDELLQMVEVLKAAKQVNNDRLAIVSNSSSMSLLATDTLYRFDGRLAQLSEVTQQGLEALIESSALPNPVDLGDQATVQAYQQALDLLLADPGVDGILAIKTPSAFSETAPLAEVLIECLSHSRCCLIASFPGPQTGEQARRVLLKRQVPTYETASAAVQAFMRIVQYKRNQALLMETPPSLPEAFAPDISAARAIIHRALAEGRRRLDECEAAQLLKAYGIPMVDTRLAHTPEEAAEIAALLTPPVFLKIFSPDIPHKSLVGGMTGYLNTPGVVRDAAIAMLDRLRQAAPTARFGGFVLQPMVARDGAYELTLGVRSGERFGPVIFFGQGGAEVAAIDDLAYGLPPLNMHLAREIMAQTRIYQRLRYSLLRRANLNALALALVKLSQMVIDLGELATLDINPLWSNAQGIMALDVRVDVAPAGGDPAQRLAIRPYPKELEETVCLPDGQELLLRPVLPEDEPALQALVARASPEDLRRRFFQPIRELSHEMAATLTQIDYHREMALVAVGPGLPGKAEIHGIVNLSTDPNQDRAEYSIIVDRIMIGLGLGNRLMRRIISYARARGISEIYGEVLQENKPMLQLNRALGFAIRSDPDDPGLKHVILKLHEVGMSAG